One genomic window of Medicago truncatula cultivar Jemalong A17 chromosome 1, MtrunA17r5.0-ANR, whole genome shotgun sequence includes the following:
- the LOC11430542 gene encoding GATA transcription factor 12: MEGTTNNIFQTTFSSDNKTNNTTDNFIVEDLLNLNNDIDDDTTIISDTNLDSATGNSTASSSTLTVVNSVSPSSLSGCDPNVVPDIGCQNFSDSHFSGDLCIPEDDLAGDLEWLSNIVEESFSSEDLQKMQLISGMKVRNQDEEPRELSQPNRNNPIFNKEVLVPAKARSKRTRGPPCDWSSRLLVLSQTTPSSSESEFLIPTPTLPTVTVPRKQAKTAPRRKDNDGGSGGDGRRCLHCMTDKTPQWRTGPNGPKTLCNACGVRYKSGRLVPEYRPAASPTFVLTKHSNSHRKVLELRRQKEMLRAHQHQQNQILQHQSMMFDMSNNDDYLIHQHMGPDFRQMM, translated from the exons ATGGAAGGCACAACCAACAACATTTTCCAAACCACCTTTTCCTCCGACAACAAGACAAACAACACTACCGACAATTTCATTGTTGAGGACCTCCTTAACCTCAACAATGACATCGACGACGACACTACCATCATTTCCGACACCAACCTTGACTCGGCCACGGGCAACTCAACTGCCTCCTCCTCCACCCTTACCGTCGTCAATAGCGTTAGCCCGTCGTCATTGTCCGGGTGCGACCCTAATGTCGTTCCTGATATTGGCTGTCAGAATTTTTCTGACAGCCATTTCTCCGGAGACCTGTGTATTCCG gAGGATGATTTAGCGGGCGACCTGGAATGGCTTTCCAATATTGTTGAGGAATCGTTTTCAAGTGAGGATCTTCAAAAGATGCAACTGATATCGGGCATGAAGGTAAGAAACCAGGACGAAGAACCCCGCGAGCTTTCCCAACCCAACCGAAACAATCCTATATTCAACAAGGAAGTTTTGGTTCCAGCTAAGGCCCGTAGCAAGAGGACTCGTGGGCCCCCTTGCGACTGGAGCTCACGTCTTCTTGTTTTGTCTCAAACAACACCGTCTTCTTCTGAGTCAGAATTCCTTATTCCCACCCCCACCTTACCTACCGTCACTGTTCCAAGGAAGCAGGCAAAGACTGCTCCAAGAAGAAAGGACAATGACGGAGGGTCAGGTGGAGATGGTCGGAGGTGTCTGCATTGCATGACAGACAAGACGCCACAGTGGCGAACCGGGCCTAATGGCCCAAAAACATTATGCAATGCTTGTGGTGTAAGATATAAGTCGGGTCGATTGGTGCCCGAATACAGGCCTGCAGCTAGCCCTACATTTGTGCTCACTAAACACTCCAACTCGCATCGTAAAGTATTGGAGCTACGGAGGCAGAAGGAAATGTTGCGGGcacaccaacaccaacaaaaCCAGATTTTACAACATCAGAGTATGATGTTTGATATGTCCAATAATGATGATTACTTGATTCACCAACATATGGGACCTGATTTTAGGCAGATGATGTAG